The DNA segment GTGGCCGTTGTTCGGCATCTCCAACCAGATGCTGGCGGGCATCGCCCTGATGCTGGGCTGTGTGGTGCTGATCAAGATGAAGCGCCAGCGCTACGTCTGGGTCACCCTGATCCCGGCCATCTGGCTGCTGATCTGCACCACCACCGCGGGCCTGATCAAGCTGCTCGATCCGAACCCGGCGGTCGGCTTCCTGGCCCTGGCCAAGAAGTACAGCGACGCGCTGGACGCCGGTCAGGTGCTGGCGCCGGCCAAGGACATCGGCCAGATGCAGCACGTGATCTTCAACGCCTACACCAACGCGACCTTGACCGTGCTGTTCCTCTTCGTGGTGCTGAGCATCCTGTTCTACGCTATCAAGGTGGGCCGGAACGCCTGGATGAAACCGGAGCGTACCGACAAGGAAGCGCCGTTCCAGCCGATTCCGGACGCCTGAGGAGGGACCGCATATGTTCAACGACCTCAGCCGCATGGGTAAGTACCTGGGCCAGGCCGCCCGCATGCTGGTGGGCATGCCCGACTACGACAACTACGTCGAGCACATGCGCAGCAAGCACCCGGACAAGCCGGTGATGACCTATGAGGAGTTCTTCCGCGAGCGCCAGGAGGCCCGCTACGGCGGCGGCAAGGGACGGCCCGTGCGCTGCTGTTGAGACCCACCTGGAGAGGAAACGCCACGACTGGGTCGTGGCGTTTCTTTTTGGAGAAACCGACGGGCTTGCCCCTAGCCATCGATAGGAATCGGGTTACCCAATCCGGCGGCCCGTAAGAAGGTCCATCATGGATTGCCGGGGAGGCCTGCACCGGAGTGGCAATTTTGTGTGTGTTCTTGCCTGGCTCCGTGCAACCGGATGCTTCCCTCTCCCTCGGCCCCTCTCCCGGAGGGAGAGGGGTGACTCGTGCCGGCGAGTCCAAAGCCATCCTGAAGCCCATGTAGAGCTGAAACTGGGTACAAATGGTGGGGCCGCAACCTGCCCCTTCAGTAGGCCGAGCGGAATCGTTGCACAAGAAAAAGTCCGGCATCAGCCGTAATGCTGTTCACTTAGGTGATGGCGTTAGCGCACATGAGGAGAGGCGTGACCGGCCTTCGGAGTAGTCTGCCACCAGGTAGCCCGGATGAAATCCGGGAGTAGCGGCTGGACTCTCCCCGGATTTCATCCGGGCTACCAAGCTGAAGGCACCGTAGGAGCGAGCTCTGCTCGCGAAGGCGACGGGTTCGCGAGCAGAGCTCGCTCTACGAGGGATAGATGCCCCGGACAAACAGCTTTTGATGATGCAAAACCAAAAACGCCGCCCTCCTGCTCAAGGAAAAGCGGCGTTTTTCTTATGTGAACAGCATTACGGCATCAGCCGGGCTCCTGCAGTGCGCTGTCGCTTACTTGCCGTAAACCGGCAGCTTGGCGCAGATGGCCTTGACCTGTTCGCGAACGCGGTCGACCACGGACTCGTCGCCCATGTTCTCCAGGATGTCGCAGATCCAGGTGGCCAGCTCGCGGCACTCGACTTCCTTGAAGCCACGAGTGGTCACGGCCGGGGTACCGATGCGCAGGCCGGAAGTGACGAAAGGCGAGCGGGGGTCGTTCGGTACGGAGTTCTTGTTCACGGTGATGAAGGCGCGGCCGAGGGCAGCGTCGGCATCCTTACCGGTGATGTCCTGCTTGATCAGGCTGAGCAGGAACAGGTGGTTCTGGGTGCCACCGGAAACCACGTCGAAACCGCGGTCGATGAAGACCTGGGCCATGGCCTGGGCGTTCTTCACCACTTGCTGCTGGTAAGCCTTGAACTCGGGTTGCAGGGCTTCCTTGAAGCACACGGCCTTGGCGGCGATCACGTGCTCCAGCGGGCCACCCTGGGCGCCGGGGAACACGGCGGAGTTGAGCTTCTTCTCGATCTCTTCGTTCTTGCGAGCGAGGATCAGGCCGCCGCGCGGGCCGCGCAGGGTCTTGTGGGTGGTGGTGGTGACCACGTCGGCGAAGGGAACCGGGTTCGGGTAGACGCCAGCGGCGACCAGGCCGGCAACGTGGGCCATGTCGACGAACAGGTAGGCACCTACCTTGTCGGCGATGGCACGGAAGCGCGGGAAGTCGAGGACCTGCGAGTAGGCGGAGAAGCCGGCGACGATCATCTTCGGCTTATGCTCTACGGCCAGGCGCTCGACTTCGTCGTAGTCGATCAGGCCATTGGCGTCGATACCGTATTGCACGGCGTTGTACAGCTTGCCGGAGGAGGACACGCTGGCGCCGTGGGTCAGGTGACCGCCGTGAGCCAGGCTCATGCCGAGGAGGGTATCACCGGCCGACAGCAGGGCCAGGTAGACAGCTGCGTTGGCCTGGGAGCCGGCGTGCGGCTGGACGTTAGCGTAGTCGGCGCCGAACAGTTGCTTGGCGCGGTCGATGGCCAGCTGCTCGACGACGTCGACGTACTCGCAGCCACCGTAGTAGCGCTTGCCCGGATAGCCTTCGGCGTACTTGTTGGTCAGCACGGAGCCCTGAGCCTCCATGACCGCCGGGCTGGTGTAGTTCTCGGAGGCGATGAGCTCGATGTGTTCTTCCTGGCGCTGGGCTTCTTGCTCCATGGCGGCGAACAGGTCGGCATCGTAGCGGGCGAGGGTCAAATCACGGCTGAACATGGCGGTCCTCTTAGGGATCGGTGCAGGGAAAGCTGCGCATTCTACCCGATAGGTCGCAGGCTGGCATATGAAGGTCGGTCATGTGACAGACAAGTGGCCTTCATCTCGCCTGTGGAGCGGGGTTCAGCTCAGGATGAAGTTGGCGCTGGTCCCGAACAGGCGTTCGAACTGGGCCGCCGGCACCGGGTGGCCGAACAGGTAGCCCTGCACTTCGTCGCAGCCGTGTTCGCGCAGGAAGTTCAGCTGGGCATGGGTTTCCACGCCTTCGGCGATGACCGCCAGGTTCAGGCTGTGGGCCATGGCGATGATGGCGCGGGCAATCTGCGCGTCGCGTTCGCCGTCGGGCAGGCCGTCGACGAAGCTGCGGTCGATCTTCAGCACATCGATGGGGAACTGCTTGAGGTAGTTGAGCGAGGAGTAACCGGTGCCGAAGTCGTCCACCGCGATGCACAGGCCGAGGCGCTTGAGGTTCTCCAGGATGGCCATGGCCTCGGCCACGTCGCGCATCAGGATGCTTTCGGTCAGTTCCAGTTCCAGGCAGGCCGCAGGCAGGCCACTGTCTTCGATGATGGCGGCGATGCGCTCGGCCAGCTGACCGTCGGCGAACTGGCGGGCGGAGATGTTCACCGAGATCTTCGGCAGGCGCATCTTCGCCTGGTGCCAGGTCCGGAGCTGGCGGCACGCCTCGCTTAGCACCCAGTCGCCCACTTGCACCACCAGGCCCAGTTCCTCCAGTACCGGGATGAACTCCCCCGGCGGCACCAGCCCGCGCGTTGGATGGCGCCAGCGCAGCAGGGCCTCGACCCCGGTGAGGCGCTTTCCGTCGCCGGAGAACTGCGGCTGGTAGTAGAGCAGGAACTCGCCTTGCTCCAGGGCATGGCGCAGGTCGCTTTCCAGCTCCAGGCGTTCCAGGGCGCGGGCGTTCATGTCGGCCTGGTAGAACTGGAAGTTGTTCTTGCCGCGTTCCTTGGCGTGGTACATCGCCGTGTCGGCGTTCTTCATCAGTTGGCTCAGCTCGCGACCGTCCTGGGGCGAAAGAGCGATGCCGATGCTGGCGGTGACGAAGAACTCGCGGCCCTCGAGGACGAAGGGGCGGGCCAGGCTGCCGAGGATCAGCTCGGCAACATGGATGGCGCGGTTCAACGCGCCCTCGCGGGTGGCGCGTGCTTGCAGCAGCAAGGTGAATTCGTCGCCACCCATGCGCGCCACGGTGTCGTCTTCGTCGACGCAGGCGGCCAGACGCACGGCCACGTCCTTGAGCATGCGGTCGCCGGCGGCATGGCCGAGCGAGTCGTTGATCGGCTTGAAACGGTCGAGGTCGAGGAACATCAGTACGACCCATTCCTGATGCCGCTCGGCGTGTTGCAGGGCCGTGTGCAGGCGGTCCTGGAACAAGGTGCGGTTGGGCAGGTGGGTCAGCCCGTCGTAGTAGGCCAGGCGGTGGATGCGCTGTTCGCTGGCCTTGCGCTCGCTGATGTCGCTGAAGAAGCAGACGTAGCTGACCAGGTCCCCTTCCTCGTCCTGCACGGCGGTGATGCCGACCCAGGCCGGGTAGTTGTCGCCCTCCCGGCGCTTGAGCCAGATTTCGCCTTCCCAGCTGCCGCGCTGGTTGAGCTGGCCGATGATGTAGTTGAGCTGGTTGGCCTGCTGGCGGTCGGCGGTGAACACCGAGGGGAGCTGGTCCAGCACGTCCCGGGCGGCGTAGCCGGTGATGCGGCAGAAGGCTTCGTTGACCTGGACGATGTAGCCGGCCGGGTCGGTGACCAGGATGGCCGAGGTGGAGTGCTCGAACACTGTGGCAGCCATGCGCATGTCTTTCTCGGCGCGGCGCTGCTGGCTGATGTCGCGACCGACGCCAAGCATGCCCTCGAAGCGTCCGTATTCGTCCCACATCAGCATGGTGCGCAGCTCTACGGGAATTTTCTGCCCGTCGGCGCGCATGCAATCGAAGAGGAACAGCCGCGACGGCATCTGGCTGCGCAGTTCGGCCAGGCGTTGCGGGTTACCCAGGGCGTTGCGGATCTGCTCCAGTTGCTCGAACAGCGTGACCATCTGCCGAGGGTCGGCGGCCATGCCCTGGAAGCCGTTGGCGATGGTCCATTCGGCGCTGTAGCCGAGCGCCGGCAGCACCGAGGGGCTGACGTAGTTGAGTTGTAGTTCTCTGTCGGTGGTGAAGATCACGTCGCTGATGCTTTCGGCCAGCATGCGATAGCGGCGCCCGCTCTCGCGCATGGACTCGGCGGCTTCGATCGGTTCGGTAATGTCCTTGGCCACGCCGATCAGGCGGCTGACGCGGCCGTTCTCGTCACGGGCCAGGGCCTGTTCGCGAACGTCGAACCAGTGCCAGGTGCCGTCCTTGTGGCGCCAGCGCAGCTGGCACTGCAGTAGCACGCCGTCACCGACCACCTGCTGCAGGCTGCGCACGCGCCAGTACTGCTCGGCGTCGTCGGGGTGCAGTATTTCCTCCCAGAAGCGTTCGCCCATCCTGCTGATGTCTTCACGGCCGTAGCCCAGCTGCTGGGCGAGGCGGTTGTTGGTGAGCATCACCCGCTTGTTGATGATGTCGTGCACGTAGAGGGTGTCGGGCACCGCCAGCACCACGTCGGACCAGAAGCGTTCGCGCTCGATCAGCGAGAGTTCCACCTCCTTGCGGCTGGTGATGTCGTTGATGCTGAGGGTGACGGCTTCCAGGTCCTGGATCATGTCCGGCAGGTGCAGCACCAGCCAGATGTGCCGCGACTGGCCCTGGGCGGTGACGATCCGGCTTTCCATCTCCAGGTGCTTGCTTCCCCCCAGCAGGGCGGCCATCAGCTGGAAGCGAATGCCGCTTTCTTGCAGCGGACGGGTGCCGACCAACAGTTGCCAGGCCTGCTCACTGCTACTGACTTCCAGCAGGCGCATGGCGACCTGGTTGACTTCGGTGATGCGCAAGAGGTCCAGCAGCTCGATGTGGCGCTGCGGGTTGGCTTTGATCCACGCGGCCAGGCTGTTGCGGTCGCGCACACCGTGCTGGATCAGGTAGCGGCGCAGGTCGGCCAGGTCGAGTACGCAGAGGGCGATGCCGCCGCCTTCGAAGATGTCCTGGTAGCGCCGACGGGTTTCGTGCAACACCCGCAGGGCGCGCTGCTCTTCGGTCACATCGCGCAGCACCCAGACGTAGCCCAGTAGCTGGGCACCGTCGTTGAGATCGTTGCGGGTCACCGCCAGCAGGCGCAGCTCGCCGTTGCGCTTGAACTGCACGAGGTCCGAGCCCAGTTCGTGGTCCAGGCCAGGGGCGTTGAGCAGCAGCGGGTCCAGGCCCGGCAGCAGGGCCTGCAGGTGGTGGTCCTGGGCGACCTTGCCGCTGATGCCGAACATGGCTTCGGCCTGGGGGTTGAGGTAGCTCAGACGGCCGTCTACCTGGGTCACCAGCACGCGTTCCTCAATCACCCCCAGGGCACTGGCGGCCTGGCGCAGCGAACGCCGCGAGGCGTCGTTGAGTTCGCGCAGGCCGCGTTGCTCGCGTTGCAGGTAATAGAGGGCTATCAGCGCCAGGCTGGCACTGATGAGGAACAACAGCAGTTTGCTGAGCAGTTCGGGGAACAGGCTGGCGCGTACCTGGCGCTCGTCATGAAGTGCCCGGACCTGCCAGTCGCTGTGTTCCAGCTTTGATACGAGGATGGTCTGTGCCTCCTGCTCGGCCGTCACCGGCATGACGATCGAGCCGGCGCGGTTCGAGTTGCCGCTCTGCGCCAGCACCCGCTGGAGGTAGCGGTCTTCCAGCAGCCAGCGATAGTCGCGGTCTTCGTGCTTGAGCAACCAGGTGCGAATGGCTTCGGCGTCCATGCGCAACACCCAGTAGCCGCTCGGTTCGGGTAATGGCGACTGGCGCAGGATCAGGTAGACCTCACCACGCCCCACGGCGCTGAACGCGTAGTGGTAGATCTGGCCATCGCTGCGTTGAACCAGGTTGGCCAGATACAGGTCGTCGTCGCTGTCGGCCTGGGTATCGGCCAGCACGCCGCCATTGGGGTTGAGCCAGGCCAGGCTGCGCGTGGCTGGCATGAGGGGGCGCAGCAGGTCCAGTTCGGTCAGGCGCGCGTCTCTGCTTTCGAGGTTGGGCGGTTGCTGGCGGAGTAGCGCGATGACGGCGTCGGCCTTCATCTGCATGACCAGCTCGAGGTGGCTGGCCAGCTCGCGGGTCAGGGTGTAATTGCGGCCCCGCGCACTGTCCTGCAACTGGCGGTACTCCTGATGCAACTGCCACAGCAGCAGCGTCAGCATCAGCAGCACCAGGCCCACCAGCACGCCCTTGACCGAGCCGCGTACGGGAACGCCGGACACGGGCAATCCGGGCTTTGGCGGGGCGGGAGGGCGTGGACTGGCTGGCACGAGTGGCGTTCCTGCGACTACTGCTCGACGGGCAGGTGACGGGGCGTCCCGGACCCCTGGGGCCGCGGACCGGCTAGCATGCCTTGAAGGCCTGCAAAGTGCCAGCACCACCGACGAGCGTCGTTTGCCCTCCCCGGTGCATTCCGGTAGCTTTGCCGCACGCGCGCGGGAGCGCCTGTTCCCAGATTGTCGCTCCCCGCCTTATCCAACATTCGTCACAGCACCAAGGTCTGTCACATGGCTCAATACGTCTACACCATGCACCGGGTTGGCAAGGTCGTGCCCCCGAAGCGGGAGATTCTCAAAGACATTTCCCTGTCCTTCTTCCCGGGCGCCAAGATCGGCGTGCTCGGCCTGAACGGCGCGGGCAAGTCGACCCTGCTGCGCATCATGGCCGGGGTGGATACCGAGATCGACGGTGAAGCCCGCCCGATGCCGGGTATCAAGGTCGGCTATCTGCCCCAGGAACCCCGGCTGGACCCGGCCAAGAGCGTGCGTGACATCGTCGAAGAAGCCGTCGGCGAGATCAAACAGGCCCAGGCGCGCCTGGACGAAGTCTATGCCGCCTACGCAGAGCCGGATGCCGACTTCGATGCCCTGGCCGCCGAACAGGCCAGGCTGGAGGCCATCCTCCAGGCCGCCGACGGCCACAACCTGGAGCGTCAGCTGGAAGTCGCCGCCGACGCCCTGCGCCTGCCGTCGTGGGAGGCGAAGATCGAGCACCTGTCCGGTGGCGAGAAGCGCCGCGTAGCCCTCTGCCGCCTGCTGCTGTCGGCTCCCGACATGCTGCTGCTGGACGAACCGACCAACCACCTGGACGCCGACTCGGTGGCCTGGCTGGAGCACTTCCTCCACGACTTCCCCGGTACTGTGGTCGCGATCACCCACGACCGTTACTTCCTCGACAACGTCGCGGGCTGGATTCTCGAACTGGACCGTGGCTACGGCATCCCCTTCGAGGGCAACTACTCCGGCTGGCTGGAATCCAAGGCCAACCGCCTGGCCCAGGAAGCCAAGCAGGAAGCCTCCCACGCCAAGGCCATGAAGGCCGAACTGGAGTGGGTTCGCCAGGGGGCCAAGGCTCGTCAGTCCAAGTCCAAGGCCCGTCTGCAACGCTTCGAGGAAATGCAATCGCAGGAATTCCAGAAGCGCAGCGAAACCAACGAGATCTACATCCCGGCCGGCCCGCGCCTGGGCGACAAGGTCATCGAGTTCCACAACGTCTCCAAGGGCTACGGCGACCGCGTGCTGATCGAGGACCTGTCCTTCAGCGTGCCGAAAGGCGCCATCGTCGGTGTCATCGGTGGTAACGGTGCCGGTAAGTCGACCCTGTTCCGCATGATCCTGGGCAAGGAGCAGCCGGATTCGGGCAGCATCGAGCTGGGTGAAACCGTCCAGCTGGCCAGCGTCGACCAGAGCCGCGACAGCCTGGAAGGTGGCAAGACCGTATGGCAGCAGGTGTCCGATGGCTTCGAGCAGATCAAGATCGGCAACTACGAAGTTCCCTCGCGCAGCTATGTCGGCCGCTTCAACTTCAAGGGCGCCGACCAGCAGAAGTTCGTCAAGGATCTCTCCGGTGGTGAGCGTGGCCGCCTGCACCTGGCCCTGACCCTGAAGCAGGGCGGCAACGTGCTGCTGCTCGACGAACCGTCCAACGACCTCGACGTGGAAACCCTGCGTGCGTTGGAAGAAGCGCTGCTGGACTTCCCCGGCGCCGCCATCGTGATCTCCCACGATCGTTGGTTCCTGGACCGTATCGCCACCCACATCCTGTCTTACGAGGACGACGGCAAGGTGACCTTCTTCGAAGGTAACTACACCGAGTTCGAGGCCGACCGGAAGAAGCGCCTCGGCGATGCGGCTTCCCAGCCCCACCGGGTGCGTTACAAGAAGCTCGCCCAGTAAGCCATCGGGCAAGCATCACGAGAAAACGGAGCCCCACGGCTCCGTTTTTGTTTCTGGAGGTTCCATGAAAGGATTCAACCACTACCTGTTCTGGTTATCGATCCTGGCGTTGTTCGGGGTCTGTGGCCTGTACTTCTCGTTCTACCCTTCGCCGGTCTGGCAGCTTGGCTCCGTGGCCTGCGCCCTGTTGCTGGGTGGCGGGCTTTACGCCTGGCTGGCCTGGCGGGAGCGTTTCGTCAGCCTGTTCGAACTGGAAACCGACGCCGCTCTGCTGCCGTTGCACCTGACTCTGGGCTCGCTGCTGGTGCTGGTGGTCTGGGGCGTCCTGCAGGTGCCTGTGGCGGCGCTCTACACCCAATGGCTGGGCGAGGACGCCGAGTTCGCCGCACGGGTGCTCAACAAGGACCAGGGTGGACTGGGCTGCGAATTCCGGGTGGAGCTGGTGGTTGACGATGCGGCGCAAGGTATGGGCGTCTGTGTGACGGAGGACGTCTGGCTGTCCCTGCCGGAACGTGGCGCGGTGGTGATGCTCGGCAAGCGTAGCGGGCTGGGCATCAATCCTCGGCAGGTGCTGCGGGCGTCGGCGGGGCGCTGAGTCGCTTTCGTGTCCTACCCGTCAGGGTGGCGACTGGCCGGGCGCAATGCTCAAGTAATGAGCGACAGATTGTATCCAATCGTTTCTGCTTGGACCTGCATGCCGGGCCGCCGGGAAGGGTGGCTGAAGTGGGTCGCTGTGACCGTCCTTTTATGGTGCGCGCCGTGCAATGTTCTGGTGCGATATGTCGCTAAGGGGCGGCGGGTGTTTTGCATGGCATGCTGGCTGGGGAGCGGGGGAATCTGCTGTTTCTGTCGTGAATTTATATGTAATGCACCAAAAAGTTTCATCAATGCGTCATGTCGCCCTATCTAGGGGCTGGCTGGCTTGATAGAGTTTCGCGCCACGAATTGTTCACAAAAGAAAAAATGGTGAGAAACATGACGCAATCCGTCGACGCCTTTCTGCTGCGCCTGAAGCGGCGTGATCCCGACCAGCCTGAATTCCATCA comes from the Pseudomonas sp. TCU-HL1 genome and includes:
- a CDS encoding YbdD/YjiX family protein produces the protein MFNDLSRMGKYLGQAARMLVGMPDYDNYVEHMRSKHPDKPVMTYEEFFRERQEARYGGGKGRPVRCC
- the glyA gene encoding serine hydroxymethyltransferase; this translates as MFSRDLTLARYDADLFAAMEQEAQRQEEHIELIASENYTSPAVMEAQGSVLTNKYAEGYPGKRYYGGCEYVDVVEQLAIDRAKQLFGADYANVQPHAGSQANAAVYLALLSAGDTLLGMSLAHGGHLTHGASVSSSGKLYNAVQYGIDANGLIDYDEVERLAVEHKPKMIVAGFSAYSQVLDFPRFRAIADKVGAYLFVDMAHVAGLVAAGVYPNPVPFADVVTTTTHKTLRGPRGGLILARKNEEIEKKLNSAVFPGAQGGPLEHVIAAKAVCFKEALQPEFKAYQQQVVKNAQAMAQVFIDRGFDVVSGGTQNHLFLLSLIKQDITGKDADAALGRAFITVNKNSVPNDPRSPFVTSGLRIGTPAVTTRGFKEVECRELATWICDILENMGDESVVDRVREQVKAICAKLPVYGK
- a CDS encoding sensor domain-containing protein; translation: MLTLLLWQLHQEYRQLQDSARGRNYTLTRELASHLELVMQMKADAVIALLRQQPPNLESRDARLTELDLLRPLMPATRSLAWLNPNGGVLADTQADSDDDLYLANLVQRSDGQIYHYAFSAVGRGEVYLILRQSPLPEPSGYWVLRMDAEAIRTWLLKHEDRDYRWLLEDRYLQRVLAQSGNSNRAGSIVMPVTAEQEAQTILVSKLEHSDWQVRALHDERQVRASLFPELLSKLLLFLISASLALIALYYLQREQRGLRELNDASRRSLRQAASALGVIEERVLVTQVDGRLSYLNPQAEAMFGISGKVAQDHHLQALLPGLDPLLLNAPGLDHELGSDLVQFKRNGELRLLAVTRNDLNDGAQLLGYVWVLRDVTEEQRALRVLHETRRRYQDIFEGGGIALCVLDLADLRRYLIQHGVRDRNSLAAWIKANPQRHIELLDLLRITEVNQVAMRLLEVSSSEQAWQLLVGTRPLQESGIRFQLMAALLGGSKHLEMESRIVTAQGQSRHIWLVLHLPDMIQDLEAVTLSINDITSRKEVELSLIERERFWSDVVLAVPDTLYVHDIINKRVMLTNNRLAQQLGYGREDISRMGERFWEEILHPDDAEQYWRVRSLQQVVGDGVLLQCQLRWRHKDGTWHWFDVREQALARDENGRVSRLIGVAKDITEPIEAAESMRESGRRYRMLAESISDVIFTTDRELQLNYVSPSVLPALGYSAEWTIANGFQGMAADPRQMVTLFEQLEQIRNALGNPQRLAELRSQMPSRLFLFDCMRADGQKIPVELRTMLMWDEYGRFEGMLGVGRDISQQRRAEKDMRMAATVFEHSTSAILVTDPAGYIVQVNEAFCRITGYAARDVLDQLPSVFTADRQQANQLNYIIGQLNQRGSWEGEIWLKRREGDNYPAWVGITAVQDEEGDLVSYVCFFSDISERKASEQRIHRLAYYDGLTHLPNRTLFQDRLHTALQHAERHQEWVVLMFLDLDRFKPINDSLGHAAGDRMLKDVAVRLAACVDEDDTVARMGGDEFTLLLQARATREGALNRAIHVAELILGSLARPFVLEGREFFVTASIGIALSPQDGRELSQLMKNADTAMYHAKERGKNNFQFYQADMNARALERLELESDLRHALEQGEFLLYYQPQFSGDGKRLTGVEALLRWRHPTRGLVPPGEFIPVLEELGLVVQVGDWVLSEACRQLRTWHQAKMRLPKISVNISARQFADGQLAERIAAIIEDSGLPAACLELELTESILMRDVAEAMAILENLKRLGLCIAVDDFGTGYSSLNYLKQFPIDVLKIDRSFVDGLPDGERDAQIARAIIAMAHSLNLAVIAEGVETHAQLNFLREHGCDEVQGYLFGHPVPAAQFERLFGTSANFILS
- the ettA gene encoding energy-dependent translational throttle protein EttA, with the translated sequence MAQYVYTMHRVGKVVPPKREILKDISLSFFPGAKIGVLGLNGAGKSTLLRIMAGVDTEIDGEARPMPGIKVGYLPQEPRLDPAKSVRDIVEEAVGEIKQAQARLDEVYAAYAEPDADFDALAAEQARLEAILQAADGHNLERQLEVAADALRLPSWEAKIEHLSGGEKRRVALCRLLLSAPDMLLLDEPTNHLDADSVAWLEHFLHDFPGTVVAITHDRYFLDNVAGWILELDRGYGIPFEGNYSGWLESKANRLAQEAKQEASHAKAMKAELEWVRQGAKARQSKSKARLQRFEEMQSQEFQKRSETNEIYIPAGPRLGDKVIEFHNVSKGYGDRVLIEDLSFSVPKGAIVGVIGGNGAGKSTLFRMILGKEQPDSGSIELGETVQLASVDQSRDSLEGGKTVWQQVSDGFEQIKIGNYEVPSRSYVGRFNFKGADQQKFVKDLSGGERGRLHLALTLKQGGNVLLLDEPSNDLDVETLRALEEALLDFPGAAIVISHDRWFLDRIATHILSYEDDGKVTFFEGNYTEFEADRKKRLGDAASQPHRVRYKKLAQ